The DNA sequence TGTGGCGAAGGGAAAGGACAGAAGGGTGGAGGGGGTAGAAAGGGATAGAAAACATTTTGTAGGCTCGATGGGCCAGGTTGCAGGTAGGTAGTAGACCCTCAAATCGGTCAAAAAATGAGGGGGCACGCAATATACTTTCGGAGCGGTGTGTCACGTCCCTTCATGCTCACGAACTCGTTTAAGATGTTCGCTTGCTCTATGGTCTGGCCGTCTGGCAAGAAAGCGATTTGTGGTTGATAATCGCGATTAAATTTCCGTTCTAACTAATTTTAATGATTCCGTCCTGCCATTAGTTGATTTCGTTCTCGTTCCTGATCCCGTGAACGAGTgtagattttaaagactgattTGAAGTTTACGCTAAGCTTCAAACGACCAAAAGAAAATCAATGGAGCGATAGAACCACCAGCTCGAGACTAGTCGTTTTAAATAAAGTTAATCCTAATTGAACGTTCGTAATCTCTGAAATGTATTTCAGCAGAAGTATCTTGTGTATCGTTTATGATCTTGATTAAATCAGATACACGTTTGAACCTTAGTGAAAAGCATATAAGAAGATTGAAGCTTTGCCTAGATATCTTTCCAAGAATTTCCTTCTTTCATCAGCCTATCTGGGAAGGAACGGTTCTTTCGAAATCATGAATGCCAAGAGGGTCTTGCTCTGTAACGATTCACCGAGCGAAACGCGGCTTGTTTCACTTTGTACGTGGTGCATCGTGAAACTTGCCACGTCCTATAATAATAGTTGCAAAGCCAGGTAAAAGCAGTCGCGGCAAAACCTATGAGCGCGACGAGGAATAATAAAGTGGAAGGGAAGTCTTCGTGGAATTTCTTATCTCGAGGATGTTCATCTTCTGTCGGAGAAGCGCAGGAACGAAACAAAGGCGGCTGATATGTCCAGACACGTTATCGGAATATTAATATTCGGCCCTTTTACATTTCTGTTGGTAGTACGAAAAGCCGGTGCGCCACCCTGGTGACAATCGATCGTCCGTGGTGAAAACTTAGAACGAGAAAAATCGCCGTGCCGCTTCGAATGTAATGGGACACTTCCTGATGCACGCCGGTGATAATTCTTCCCGACATCGTCTCTTTCGAGAGATCTTTGGGACTCGAGGATGTCTTCGAATTTCGAACTTTGTTTCGCCACTCTCGTCCCGCTAGTTTTTCTCTGTCTTAAATCCATAACTCCGATAGATGTAGTCTCCCTTTTCTTTTGTTCCAATAATTTGAAGAAGATTGTCTGGAACTGTGTATGTTGAACGCACTTTCTTCCCCAAGGTTTAAGAATTGTCCAAACATGCGTATTACGATACcttgtttcaatatttaatttctTGATAGATAAATCTTCGTACAAGAGGTTTCACGAGTCTATTTCCTGTTTGTAAAAGGAGAGCAAAGTTCAACCATGAGCAATTCAAAACCACTCAGTCGCCTTGAGTAATTGAATACAAATCCAAAGAGTCATATTTTCCTATCTCTGAAAAAGTAAACTTATGCATTTCGTGCAGTTATTACGACATTGTAATCGTTTGTATCTCGTACATTGTCTCTTTATTTCAATAatgtttcgaaataattccatattttggaaaaattatgaaatgttatgtaaattacacaaatctaaaatataaacaaaataagTTAAAAAGTAAACGAACTATCACAAAATAGAACCAAATGCATTCAATTAGCGATACATTTTCCAATTGGAGAGCTACGATAAAACATACTTTTCTAGAATATATAATAGAGAAGCATTGGCAGCATTCACGTTCTGAATAGGAAGTCCCATCATGCGTGATCCTGAGTTCTTAATGTTGATTTTTTTACTTAACATGGTTCTATCTCTCCAGCTACCGTAGTCCTTTGCTTCTTTAGAAGGAATTTCATGCAGCTGCACGTGTGTCAATATTCTACGTAACCCACTCTACGaacaataaattatttataaacagGATCAAGAGGAACGTATTGAAGTGAAAATGAAACTTTGAAGAAGGTTTGCCTTTGTTCAGCTATAGGAAAGAGCATCTACTTACTCTGAAAATTGATTCTTTGATATAACGTCTAGGTCTAGAACGGTCACGTTTTGTCTCTCATAGAAGAGGAGTTTGTCAGCAGAGGTGCAACGATTGCTTGTCTTTCATCGGGCTAATAAGAAACCTGTATTCGAATTCTTTGAATACATAGCtttaaaactaaaaaatatAGGCCCCGACCACTTATTTCAAGCCGACTACCCACATGACGATAATTATGTATCACAGAAAGTTCTCTTAGCGTCTCGTTTCAATGGAGCGACACACATTTTCTTAAACGATTTCTTTCTTGGAGAATATCGCGTTAGAACATCGAAGTGCTTCTTCTCTCTCCAGAAAGCGCTCGAGTACCCTTCAACCTCGTTCCGTAAGTGAGTGCAGGCTGCAAGTCATTTGGTCGAGCATCCCCTGAGATCTGTCAGCCGTCCGTAGGACGTGATAATGCGTAGCGACGGTTGTTGAATTCACACACACGGCGACGTGTGGTTGATCTCATATTTTGGCCGACAGCTCCTGTTTCTTCCGCGGTGGAGACATCGATACGTGTGTGTAGAGACTGCGGTAGGCCTCGTTAAGAAGGCGCTGCGATGAAGAAATCGCGGCACGGTTCAAGACGTTCCTTCAATTTTGGACAAGATTCGGGACTCTGCTTCTGGTAACTTGATCATCAATTTTTCACCGCTTTTTTACAACGTATTATTTCTTTAGCGACTGATACGGTTTCTAAGATTCCTAACGTAGATGACTCTCGAAACGTCAAGTATTTACGATACAACTTGCAAAAGTGCCGTTGTGTAAGATGAATTACTAGCCCGCACCAACTTTCTCTCTGAGAATTATACTATTTCTTCGTGAACCCGTTTCGAGAACGCGGTTATTACGCGTCATACATTTTGCGCAATCGAATTTAAGCGCCCATAAACAAATCTAAATAGTCGAATGCCTATGCTCCTATTACTCGCTATATCAATTACCAATAAATGGAGTACGCAGTTTGATGACTATTCTAGGATAATTGATGTATATAGATAAAAAAGAATCTTACGCTATTTACTAATCAGTATCTTTTGTAACAAGTCACTTATTCACGCAGGTACTATCATCATTGTAAATCTAATCTCATTCGCACATTACATAAATTCTAATTATACTTTCAGATTCGGaacaatatatactaatactttaTCACGATTTGTTTCAAATAGAATCTAATTATCAAATATATCCGTGGCATGAGTAAGCAATCGAAATTAACAAACAAATGACTAAGCAAATACAAACAACGAAATATCAGTTTGTAGGTAAAAATGACACAGACgaaattcgtaaaatcgttGATATCGAGGAGGAAATCTCACGCAGTCAACGCTGATGGCTGCCTGTTGGCCTCGTTGTTATTCGTCGAGTTCGCTTGTTCCATGCTCTTGTCTTTGGACCGATCTGTCGCCTCAACCGCCGTCGTTTCTTCCTCCCTTTCCAGATCGACGTAATAAACGTACCTTGCCGCGTAGCAGAGCAACAGCATCTCGATTAGCATCAAGGCATTGTAGGTAACTGAAATCGGACAGAAGAAAGTAACAGTTTTTGTTTCTTTATCTGGTCTCACGTATGGAAATGTTATGGGAGCCTCGTGTTCTTTCATCGTGCTCCATGTGTTCTCAGACCAGTTGCACTGTTGCTCGCCGTCGAGGAAATTTGAATTCATATTCGAAAGATTGCGTTCTTAGAATTCGAATGTTACACGTAGAGCGTCCAACTTGTACGCAAGTACCTCATGTTTTTAGTTTCGCggtgattttttaaaattatgatttaggaaaaaattaaaaaactgTAAACGTATTTGTTATTTTCGGTTTTTCAGACGAAGAATACAAAAAAGGATTACCATTGGCGTAAATTTGTGGCGTAATTGGTGGATTGCAAGGAAATAGGCCTGTTTGTGGTAGGCTCTTCACGATGAACGCTTGTAGCTTTGAAAACAGCAGAACCATCTGGGATACTGTGGTCTTGCGGTGTAGTTTCGCCTCTATGAAATCAGCAGCAAGTTAAAAACGAGTAGATCTATCAACACTACAACAGCACGGGACAATGGGACTTTCCAAGAACTTGGAAATTGCTTTCCCTCGCAAGTTACTTGTGTGGTCTTTCACACGATAATTGCTAACCTTAAAGGAAGGGAATCGTTTTGGTTCTATTATCGTATCCACTGAGGCTAACGTTTTTTCTCACAACGGCCGACAATTTATAACATGTAACTTCAACTTATAAAATCGAGTTTAAAAATTGTGGAGTGCTTTTTTCAAAGGGACACGAAGTTAAGCATATGATTCGAAGAAATGGCTAAACATTGTTTTATAATCGTCCTTCTGTATAATTTCACTCACTGGAGAGAGATAGCAGGGAAAGATTATGCTTGGAGAGCCGTCCTCTCAATTAAGTATGCACAATTTTTACCTGGAGCGACTTCCTGCAGACTCTTCATGGTAACAGTCAGTCCGTATATTCCCAGAAATATGCTGATCACTGTGAATGGCTGGAAATAAATCCCATATTGCGTTGCGAGAGTAGGCTCTTCGATCGACATAAAGAGAGATATGCAATAAATCAGTCCCTAGAACCAATAGACGCAAACTTGTTAATACACTGGTACACTTCTTCGGAATGATCTAATTGATGTTTAAAAAAACGAATGCTAATCGCAAGCCTTCGTGGATACTAAGAAATGGACATTTGACGAGCTGAGGCAAATACTTTTTACGAAACGAGAACGGTTCCGAGCACAAGCGTAAAAAGTCAAGgtggaaaagaagaaataacctGAATAATAGGAAGTTGCAGGACTAGTAGTCGGAGCCAGGACAAATTAGCGTCGGTCATTTCAAGATTTGGAAAGGGCAGACAGGGCCAGCAGCAACAGGGACCAACTCGTAATATTAATGGTGGCGTCTCTGTGACCTTTTTACGTCCTATGTAGACCAGTAACAGATACAGTCGATACAGGGCTATCGTTAAGAAGATTTGAGTTACAGCTTCCGATAGCAACTGAGTCctagaaataattaaaatattgttaGCATTGTCGGAATATAAAATAGTTTgtgtataatttcaaatattatttgtaTGCACGAATGCAGAGTGCAGTTTGTTCTGCACCGAAGCGAGCTCGAATTGAAAATTTAGATTTTCCCTAACGACGTGATAAATGCGTTCGAAACACGTTGAAAATATCAATGGGCATTCCTGATGATGGAATTTTCGTGTCGGTGTCCTAGCCTCGTTTGCATTATCGAGAGGACCCATCAAATTTTAGACATCGACTAGCGCAGGTGTGACACGGCCATCGAAGCAGGGATTATCTCGGAAAATCGAGATCATTAGCTGGGGCTCGGAACTGCTCTTTTATTTTATGGTCGTTAAAAGAATGTCTGAAACGTACTACCTCTTTGTTTCGCCTCTTATGCGAAATTCGATCGCGTCttcacttttttcttttctgATTTATCTTAAATTTATCTTAATTGGACGTTCCGATTTATCTTATTGTGGATCTCAGCTAAAACTAGCCTATATTATGTCACGTTATGTTATCACTTTTCAagttttttttaattacttttgatAGGAAATTTATTTCGTCTTCGAGAAAGTCGAGTTTGGTAGTTTTTTGAAGATCGATATAAAAAATTGTCCTTTTATATTTTCGTCCCACTGTTGCGAAGAATCATCTTCATTCGGCTTATATAACGATTTCCCATACACGTACATTACTATACCAAAACTTTAAATGTcattgtaaataattttttagacgttcttatatttttaaaaatttatctcatttttaaatatttttcgatGCACAGAAGTTCAATAATAAATCAACTCGTTTACCTTGGCATTCCAAGAGCTGTAAGACTACAGACACTTGCTATAGGATACACTGATAGGATCATGATACTGTTCGTTTTGTAGGATCTTGTTTCCTTTTGGTAGAAAATATTGTGGAAAGCATCCATGGCAAAGTATAGGGTCAAAGTGGAGAGTACGGTACCAAAGCTCAATAAACCTATACCAAACACATTTAAAcctaaaaaaggaaaaaaatagaTATAGAATATGACATAAAAGGTTAATACACAATGCTTCTAGCCATTAGAACTAGCCATTAGATTCAGCAAATTTTGCTCAGGTAAACAAAGAATTGCGAAAGTATTAATAGAATTTCCTACGTCTAGAAGAAATTCAAGATTTTGCCGCGACTGATTATTTGCATTATGATAATAATAGCGATTACACATATTTGTCCATTGCAGTTGATATCGATTAGCACAATAAGTGACCTATATCATAATGGAAACGATAATAGCTTATAAAACTTAGATAATAAATAGGGATGATTGACCTGGAATAGGATACCCGATACACATTACAAATACTAGGTTCTATTTTCGTAGCATCTGATAGTGCAATTTTAACGCGATTTGCTAGACGTGTTAGAAAAACATAAGATAAAAAAGTTCATGGACTCGTAGAACGTGGTCAATCAATATCTCTCACTCAAATGGTTAGATATCAGATGGTAGCTTTATGTTTCTTTAAGAATTTCTTGCATCATAAAGATTAAGAAACTGGCTGTTACAAAGACGTTACGCAGTAAAGTGTACAATATATTATCATTCGGAAATTGGATTACGACTTTCTTCTATGATTTCTCGGACGTGATTTCTCAAACAGGAAAAATGATTTTTTTTATAAGAGATATACGTTAGAAAATATAGTAGGTTTAAGGATACTCGTTACGCAATCTTTAAGTGTAATATAGAATCGTACTGTGTTATAAATTTCTACATGTAATGCAGTGCTACATCTCTACAGTGTATCGCAATTACCAAAGGAGATTGCCTTGCGAACCCCAGCTTGATTCATtcaacaaaaaatatttaattccagACAACGTGACGCACTTACAGTTATAATTTGCGCGAATGACATTTTCTTATTCATACTGCACGAATtgagaaagaaataattttattcatttattttatatcaacgatatattttattttcatatcagCGAATGTTAATACCATTCCCTGGCTTGGTCAAATATGTAATTTCCAGAAAGTGTGTTCATTACTAATTTCCattgtacaatttattattatttggaTATCTTCATTTCGATGAACTTTTTCTAAACTGAAATTTATGTCGCATGAATTGTTCCTACGAAGATATCTGTACCCTCGTTAGTATTCTTCGTTAGTACTCAGGTCATACATAATAATCGTTTAGGAGGAAGTTTCCCGAGTTTACTGTGTACTAACATATTGAACCTAACATATATTACAGTCCTCGTGCAAAACTTTCACCGACGCATTCGCTTCCGCGCATGCTCCGTAGATCAGAGCACGTGAAAGGTTCGACGTCAATTTGGCTGAATAAAACGTTgcaatatgtataattattggAAGTAATCGATAAGATGTTGTATGCTAAAACTAAAGATAAATTCAGACATTTTCCAGGATGTAACAAAGAGAGaattattttcatgaaaattgttACATAAACGTGCTCGTGTTTGACGCGAAGCATTGTTTAAAACACTATAATAAAACGTTATTTGAGTACTGTTTCAGAATATTTCGTGGTTTACTCTTCAACGATGCTAACAACCATAATGCGGTCATGCTTCTCGGCTAAATTGTGGTAATCTCGCTCCATTAATAAAATCATATtaaaaacagaaaaataatgttgcaatttaaaattaaaattttagttttagtttttcctttaaacTTTCACATGTCAGGAAGTCGATATCGTTGACATTAATGATATAAAATTAACGTCAAACAGCAGTCAGGCGAATTACATAGTTATCGATACATAGAAAAATGTCATTGACATTTTAATAACATCAACCAGTCTAGAACGAAGAAAAAGTTATGTAATTGATAGAAAATCGACCTTTACGGGAAAGAAACTTACTTTCTATGTTCTCTATCGTAGAGGGCACGTAATTGTGATCGCAGCTCAGGTTCCTGAAGGAATTCTCCAAATTGTTGAATTCAATCTCCATTTTGGAAATGCGGGGGGCCGTTTGCAACGCAGTTTCAGCTCACACTTTTTCGATCCTTCTTTCTCCGACGGACTTCCACTTGTAAAACTCGTTAACGGGAGAGGCGAACTGACGCGATGGTCGTAGAGTTTTGAAAACGGCAAGCCGACGAAGCCGCATTAACTGGCGAGCAGTGAGAGTGAGTTCCCCACTTTTACCTCTATTGAATCGTATTTGTTACAACGAATGGACAGAAAAATCAATAATGTCGTGCTTAGCAGTATTTTGTCCATATTTGTTATCTATCTTTCTTATCATCGACCACACCTTGGTacgattattttatatttttcttttcccttATATTTTCTGGTACTTCTTTCCTCACTTTCCAAAGATTATGTAAGAATTAAGAGCCCAGACTTCGGATTAAATAATTCTGAGAAATTGAAATCATATGCGTGTATGTACCAATGGATCAATAGAAATATATCGTATTCTGGTGAAAGTGAAAGCCGCTGAGATTATACATGGATACTCATGACAAAGGTACACAATAGACCTGTCATCACATTGGATCCCGCGCGTTAAGGATCCATTCTGGATTTCCTTAACGTACGAAtgaatgtgaaactattattacgtgtatttgaaataaatatatatacacatacatataacatattttAGAATGTATAGGTTACTATAAAATGTTACCGTGcatatacaaaattattataaatattagtatgtaataatattttgaaatgaataaatataatttaattaacgaacaagagaaaatatataaaaaaagggcCAGGATTAA is a window from the Bombus affinis isolate iyBomAffi1 chromosome 9, iyBomAffi1.2, whole genome shotgun sequence genome containing:
- the LOC126919919 gene encoding organic solute transporter alpha-like protein; the protein is MEIEFNNLENSFRNLSCDHNYVPSTIENIESLNVFGIGLLSFGTVLSTLTLYFAMDAFHNIFYQKETRSYKTNSIMILSVYPIASVCSLTALGMPRTQLLSEAVTQIFLTIALYRLYLLLVYIGRKKVTETPPLILRVGPCCCWPCLPFPNLEMTDANLSWLRLLVLQLPIIQGLIYCISLFMSIEEPTLATQYGIYFQPFTVISIFLGIYGLTVTMKSLQEVAPEAKLHRKTTVSQMVLLFSKLQAFIVKSLPQTGLFPCNPPITPQIYANVTYNALMLIEMLLLCYAARYVYYVDLEREEETTAVEATDRSKDKSMEQANSTNNNEANRQPSALTA